The following are encoded in a window of Desulfolucanica intricata genomic DNA:
- a CDS encoding MurT ligase domain-containing protein codes for MGLRLSAAILAGKLTALVSRVMGWKGSSLPGLVARKVYPRVLKKLGTEPRKGVIIVTGTNGKTTTNNMLARIVTGAGYKILHNSEGANLITGVTTGFVKAASVFGRINCDYALLEVDEASFPKVVREVKPQIVIITNFFRDQLDRYGELDTTITIVKKTLTELKGVHLVLNADDPLVAQFQRKTGLTATFYGLAGNERSSTAGSYTREAKFCPFCGEALQYAYYHYSQLGAFDCPGCGYKRPSPEVEAEQVKALLAGTDCKVRHTTGSTALHIPTGGFYNIYNALAAFTTGLLLKINPTQAAESLRGYAPAIGRMESFIYGEKPVLLNLVKNPTGFNESLAAVLAAPGDKDLFIAINDNDADGRDISWLWDVDFEILEKNHYGFTGFICSGKRAEEMAVRLKYAGVPTNKISITGDLEAAVNEVLEARGGAAYLLSTYTALWTVQKILLKQAEKGESNAHHMPSVS; via the coding sequence TGGAAAGGTTCTTCTTTGCCCGGACTGGTGGCTCGAAAAGTTTATCCCCGGGTGTTAAAGAAGTTAGGTACAGAGCCCCGAAAGGGAGTAATTATTGTTACCGGAACTAACGGCAAAACTACTACTAATAATATGCTGGCACGGATTGTTACCGGAGCAGGTTATAAAATTTTACATAACAGTGAGGGGGCTAATTTGATTACCGGAGTAACCACAGGCTTTGTGAAAGCAGCCAGTGTTTTCGGTAGGATAAACTGTGACTATGCCCTTTTAGAAGTGGATGAGGCCTCCTTTCCTAAAGTGGTGCGAGAAGTTAAGCCCCAAATTGTGATTATAACCAACTTTTTCAGGGACCAGCTGGATCGTTACGGAGAACTGGATACTACTATTACTATTGTGAAAAAAACTTTAACTGAGCTAAAAGGTGTTCACCTGGTATTAAACGCCGATGATCCCTTAGTGGCACAGTTTCAGAGAAAAACAGGCTTAACTGCCACCTTTTATGGACTAGCCGGTAACGAACGTTCTTCTACAGCGGGTTCTTACACCCGGGAAGCTAAGTTTTGCCCCTTTTGTGGGGAAGCTTTACAGTATGCCTATTATCATTATAGCCAGCTGGGTGCCTTTGATTGTCCGGGTTGCGGTTATAAAAGACCGAGCCCGGAAGTAGAGGCTGAGCAGGTGAAGGCACTCCTCGCCGGCACTGATTGCAAGGTGCGGCATACTACCGGGTCTACAGCTTTACATATTCCTACCGGAGGATTTTACAATATTTATAACGCCCTGGCCGCTTTTACCACAGGTCTGCTTTTAAAAATAAATCCTACTCAAGCAGCTGAATCATTACGGGGATACGCCCCGGCTATTGGACGGATGGAAAGTTTTATCTACGGTGAAAAACCGGTCTTGTTAAATTTGGTTAAAAACCCCACCGGTTTTAATGAAAGCTTAGCTGCTGTGCTTGCTGCCCCGGGGGATAAGGATTTGTTTATTGCTATAAATGATAATGATGCTGACGGTAGGGATATTTCTTGGTTATGGGATGTGGATTTTGAGATATTGGAAAAAAATCATTATGGTTTTACAGGATTCATATGTTCAGGGAAAAGAGCGGAAGAGATGGCTGTACGTTTAAAGTATGCAGGAGTACCAACGAATAAAATTTCGATTACGGGCGATTTAGAAGCAGCTGTAAACGAAGTACTGGAGGCACGAGGAGGGGCTGCTTACCTGTTATCTACATATACGGCACTGTGGACAGTGCAAAAAATTTTATTAAAGCAGGCAGAAAAGGGGGAGTCGAATGCTCACCATATGCCATCTGTATCCTGA